The following are encoded in a window of Persicobacter psychrovividus genomic DNA:
- a CDS encoding TonB-dependent receptor, protein MRKHLFLILFIMIGHLTFAQGNLSISGIVRDIDGSGLPGASVLVKGTTHGVSTDMDGKFTLDGLSADNTVVFSFIGMKAQEAVVGHRSNFDIQLESAVNNLEEVVVVGYGQAKSKDLTSPIVTLKSDELTKVHSTSPMASIQGKIPGVTVVNSGAPGAGASVHIRGVGSIGNSDPLYVVDGMFFSDINFLNPNDIESMSILKDASAAAIYGVKAANGVVLITTKGGVKNTKLKVVYDGYYGVQTVTQRLKMANSAQYSELMRASGNADFSGLITKSMDYYGKNGNLPAVDTDWYGELLKDSAPIQSHNLTLSGGTEKSTYSFGVSYFDQDGIMNATGNYNRLSFRNKMTYQLTKGLKLGSNLMFTKENNQHDDNSAWFQAFINAPIYPVMDEKLTDAQSHPTKFASPHFFGAGVDGYETYYSNPMLIASYNGDDKNEAYRFMPSFFADLKPVQGKDITLHSAINMDFRYGRGRKFTPAFVNGKAKQEQNQLYKYNQWNANYIWDNTATWGMHFGDNDLTVMAGFSVRQNNYRRSWATASDLKNPDYINSGDKTSTSADDAGSRFRGLSAFSRVSYALKDRYLVSATMRADGSSKYQETWGYYPSIGLGWVISDEHFMEGLKNHGVDFLKLRASWGQLGNDNVPANDGFAKVAHGGLNDSGVFGGTNMVPGMVNQTNFTDLKWEKVEETNIGIDAKLLDYRLNFEADYFQRDTKELAFHNKLPNGKGSLLRNSGTVRNSGVELNINWNDKIGDDFSYTVGANLSKLHNEVISLGDQPNYYTGAAEYPQLSEVGSPLFSFYGYKMMGVYQNQAEIEGDPVAKANGLQPGDFKYQDLNGDGQIDAHDRQIIGNYQPDYTYGINLSLTYKAWTLGATFQGVQGVDLFNRRRADINKHPRNNMDAAMAEGLWTGEGSTNAYPSAAGLFKPWNTQKFSTFYIEDGAYFRVQNVRLAYNLPKSLLSKVQISSAQLYLNADRPFTAFHSNGFTPEVSGGIDNGVYPISSVFSLGANVTF, encoded by the coding sequence TTTCATAGGCATGAAGGCTCAGGAAGCGGTGGTGGGTCACCGGTCCAACTTCGATATACAGCTCGAATCGGCAGTAAATAACCTCGAAGAAGTAGTGGTGGTAGGTTATGGGCAGGCGAAGTCTAAAGATTTGACTTCTCCGATCGTTACCCTGAAATCTGACGAACTGACCAAAGTCCACAGTACTTCACCGATGGCGAGTATTCAGGGGAAAATCCCTGGGGTTACCGTGGTAAATTCCGGTGCGCCGGGAGCAGGTGCTTCGGTACATATTCGTGGCGTGGGTTCGATCGGCAATTCCGATCCGCTATATGTGGTGGATGGGATGTTTTTCTCGGACATCAACTTTTTGAATCCCAATGATATCGAATCGATGTCGATTTTGAAAGATGCTTCGGCAGCAGCAATTTACGGGGTGAAGGCCGCCAATGGGGTGGTACTGATTACCACTAAAGGCGGTGTGAAAAATACCAAGCTTAAAGTGGTTTACGATGGGTATTACGGTGTACAGACCGTTACACAAAGACTGAAAATGGCCAACAGTGCGCAGTATTCGGAATTAATGCGTGCTTCGGGCAATGCAGATTTTTCGGGGCTCATAACAAAATCAATGGATTATTACGGAAAAAATGGTAACCTTCCTGCCGTGGATACCGACTGGTACGGCGAATTGCTGAAAGATTCCGCGCCTATTCAAAGTCATAACCTGACCCTTTCTGGCGGGACTGAAAAATCGACTTACTCTTTTGGAGTGAGCTATTTTGATCAGGATGGGATAATGAATGCTACCGGAAATTATAACCGATTATCGTTCCGGAACAAGATGACCTACCAACTGACCAAAGGGTTGAAGTTGGGCTCGAACTTAATGTTCACCAAAGAAAACAATCAGCACGACGATAATTCTGCATGGTTTCAGGCGTTCATCAATGCGCCAATCTATCCTGTAATGGATGAAAAACTGACCGATGCACAATCTCACCCAACCAAATTTGCCTCTCCACACTTCTTCGGAGCCGGGGTGGATGGTTATGAAACTTATTACTCCAACCCTATGCTGATTGCCAGCTATAATGGCGACGATAAAAATGAGGCTTATCGTTTTATGCCCTCTTTCTTTGCAGACCTGAAACCTGTTCAGGGCAAAGACATCACGCTCCATTCTGCAATCAATATGGATTTCCGCTATGGCCGCGGACGTAAATTTACGCCGGCATTCGTTAACGGGAAAGCCAAACAGGAGCAAAACCAACTCTATAAATACAACCAGTGGAACGCCAACTATATTTGGGATAACACCGCAACCTGGGGAATGCACTTTGGTGACAACGACCTGACCGTTATGGCGGGCTTCTCGGTTCGTCAAAACAACTATCGCCGTTCCTGGGCAACAGCTTCTGACCTGAAAAACCCTGACTATATTAATTCAGGAGATAAAACCTCTACCTCTGCTGATGATGCCGGTAGTCGATTCCGCGGACTGTCTGCTTTCTCACGGGTATCTTATGCCCTGAAAGATCGCTACCTGGTTTCGGCGACTATGCGTGCTGATGGTTCCTCCAAATATCAGGAAACTTGGGGTTACTACCCATCTATTGGTTTGGGCTGGGTAATCTCTGATGAGCACTTTATGGAAGGACTGAAAAATCATGGCGTGGATTTCCTTAAACTTCGCGCTTCTTGGGGGCAGCTTGGAAACGACAACGTGCCGGCCAACGACGGTTTTGCCAAAGTCGCGCATGGCGGACTGAACGACTCAGGTGTTTTTGGGGGCACCAACATGGTTCCGGGTATGGTGAACCAGACCAACTTCACGGATCTTAAATGGGAAAAAGTGGAGGAAACCAACATCGGTATCGATGCCAAATTACTGGACTACCGCTTGAACTTTGAAGCCGATTATTTCCAGCGGGACACTAAGGAATTGGCCTTCCATAACAAATTGCCCAACGGCAAAGGTTCCTTGCTCAGAAACTCCGGCACTGTTCGCAACTCAGGCGTGGAACTGAATATCAACTGGAATGATAAAATTGGAGATGATTTCAGCTATACCGTTGGTGCGAACCTTTCCAAATTGCATAATGAGGTGATTTCCCTCGGCGATCAGCCAAATTATTATACCGGTGCAGCGGAGTACCCTCAGCTGTCGGAAGTGGGCAGCCCATTGTTCTCCTTCTATGGCTATAAAATGATGGGGGTTTACCAGAATCAGGCAGAGATTGAAGGGGATCCCGTAGCAAAAGCCAATGGTTTACAGCCTGGGGATTTCAAATACCAGGATTTGAACGGGGATGGTCAGATTGACGCACACGATCGCCAGATTATCGGTAACTACCAGCCGGATTACACCTATGGTATTAACCTCAGCCTGACTTATAAAGCATGGACGCTGGGGGCTACTTTCCAAGGTGTTCAGGGCGTAGATTTGTTCAACCGTCGTCGTGCGGATATCAACAAACACCCTCGTAACAACATGGATGCTGCAATGGCTGAAGGGCTATGGACTGGCGAAGGAAGCACCAACGCTTATCCGTCGGCAGCAGGCTTGTTCAAGCCCTGGAATACACAGAAGTTCTCTACATTTTATATCGAAGATGGCGCTTACTTCCGAGTTCAAAATGTTCGACTGGCCTACAATTTGCCAAAATCGCTGCTGAGCAAAGTTCAGATTTCTTCTGCACAGCTGTACTTGAATGCTGACCGCCCATTCACCGCTTTCCATTCCAACGGATTTACGCCTGAGGTTTCGGGAGGGATTGACAATGGAGTGTATCCGATTTCTTCGGTATTCTCTTTGGGCGCTAATGTAACATTCTAA
- a CDS encoding RagB/SusD family nutrient uptake outer membrane protein, translating into MKFKYLVAAAMMGMVVLPSCNNFLDITQENTNPTEAINYQDLSQMYAPVSGVYAVARSKFTQWEIAPIFNIRGDEVTKGGGSDADQHDYLELEHFNYSAIQNFWALNNAWMALYGVVYNTFDNQKLLDNFKPYLKTDKDQALYAQYRGEIVFHRALAYYFIANLWGDAPIIPEDNQMAVVIPKSSQQEIRSSVIDMLKDVLPALPAQQPEHPGAVTKYAAEMLIAKVALQTKDMATVKQMTDDIIANGGFKLVAGAEYSKLFQRDGKLSPESLYEFQYTDFGNASGDNIYGGSWFQSQGPRGGFAPITGWGFGTLEPGFIKFMKDRGEKMRYQVDVLESGKTTPEGDVIPLFNPSYAPYNGDTANYNGKAYNPANQTTPGRTQYGTDNNIRLFRYADVLLMNAEAKLSLGGDAATPLNQVRHRAGLQAIANPTLDDILNERRAELSVEWGNRFDDLVRTDKAKEVLKGFVKGQSEFLPYPTAQVDLNPELAK; encoded by the coding sequence ATGAAATTTAAATATTTAGTGGCAGCAGCCATGATGGGCATGGTCGTGCTTCCGTCATGTAACAACTTTTTGGATATTACCCAGGAGAATACAAATCCTACGGAGGCGATTAATTACCAGGACCTTTCACAGATGTATGCACCCGTTTCAGGCGTGTATGCGGTGGCGCGTTCAAAATTTACCCAGTGGGAGATCGCCCCAATATTTAATATCCGTGGCGATGAAGTGACCAAGGGGGGAGGATCAGATGCCGACCAGCACGATTACCTGGAATTGGAGCACTTTAATTATAGTGCCATTCAGAACTTCTGGGCACTGAACAATGCCTGGATGGCCCTGTATGGGGTGGTTTACAATACTTTTGATAATCAGAAGCTGTTGGATAATTTCAAGCCATACCTAAAGACCGATAAGGATCAGGCACTTTATGCCCAATACCGCGGGGAAATTGTTTTTCACCGTGCACTGGCCTATTATTTTATTGCCAATCTGTGGGGAGATGCACCGATTATTCCTGAAGACAACCAGATGGCGGTGGTAATCCCGAAATCGTCTCAGCAGGAAATTCGCAGCAGTGTGATTGACATGCTGAAAGATGTGCTTCCGGCATTGCCGGCACAACAGCCCGAACATCCTGGAGCCGTAACGAAATATGCCGCCGAGATGCTTATTGCTAAAGTGGCCTTACAAACAAAAGATATGGCCACGGTGAAGCAAATGACCGACGACATTATAGCGAATGGTGGCTTTAAACTGGTGGCAGGGGCAGAGTATTCGAAGCTCTTTCAGCGGGATGGTAAACTTTCTCCGGAATCGTTGTACGAATTTCAATATACCGATTTTGGAAATGCTTCCGGAGATAATATCTACGGGGGATCGTGGTTTCAATCGCAGGGACCACGTGGAGGTTTTGCGCCAATCACCGGCTGGGGTTTTGGTACGCTGGAGCCTGGATTTATCAAATTCATGAAAGACCGCGGTGAAAAAATGCGCTATCAGGTTGATGTGCTGGAATCTGGAAAAACAACCCCTGAAGGAGACGTGATTCCATTATTCAATCCTTCTTACGCCCCATATAATGGCGATACGGCCAATTATAATGGTAAGGCGTATAATCCCGCAAATCAGACCACTCCTGGCAGAACGCAGTATGGCACAGACAATAATATTCGCTTGTTCCGATATGCTGATGTATTGCTGATGAATGCCGAGGCCAAGCTGAGCCTTGGCGGTGATGCCGCAACCCCTTTGAATCAGGTGCGTCATCGGGCAGGTTTGCAGGCAATTGCCAATCCTACTTTGGATGATATTCTGAATGAAAGAAGGGCAGAGCTTTCTGTAGAGTGGGGGAATCGATTTGATGATCTCGTGCGGACGGATAAGGCCAAAGAGGTGCTGAAAGGGTTTGTAAAAGGGCAGTCAGAATTTTTGCCTTACCCAACAGCTCAGGTGGATTTGAATCCTGAGCTTGCAAAATAA
- a CDS encoding immunity 49 family protein has product MKVNRHKLIFEKVRTEEYFSNSYLKSIELEKELIDKYKSGDADLFYFKGILRKLKSYYRIPLNKINREKEKEGIAIALKLSCSFFNKAYHPNQKVKVQFDNEVIEHEGVDTTDNMDFEVWMKYMHLYITCRCDTGINLLKNTTRERLLNSTIMHTSEADFTFIEFIQSIFLPEVKSSEAFQKAWQACMNAKEEYTGQDLGEILMIYAPTLLVYQALFSGNSEAFNEQLFEALELHKEFYDSDREGAFFDYPENDGAVSWPLLAACSIAHDSGLKVNVESDYIPKWLYEGEVRDWGLKF; this is encoded by the coding sequence ATGAAAGTTAACCGTCATAAATTAATTTTTGAAAAAGTTAGGACTGAAGAATATTTTTCTAATTCATATTTAAAGAGCATTGAATTAGAAAAGGAATTAATAGATAAATATAAATCAGGGGATGCCGACTTGTTTTATTTTAAGGGTATTTTAAGAAAGCTAAAATCTTACTATAGAATTCCTTTAAATAAAATAAATAGAGAAAAAGAAAAAGAAGGAATAGCTATAGCATTAAAACTATCATGTTCCTTCTTCAACAAAGCCTATCACCCCAATCAAAAGGTAAAAGTTCAATTTGATAATGAGGTGATAGAACATGAGGGGGTTGATACTACCGATAATATGGACTTTGAGGTATGGATGAAATATATGCACTTGTACATTACCTGCCGTTGTGATACGGGCATTAACCTGTTAAAAAACACAACAAGGGAACGTTTGTTGAACTCAACAATAATGCACACCAGTGAGGCGGATTTCACTTTTATTGAATTCATTCAGTCCATCTTTTTGCCAGAAGTAAAATCTTCAGAAGCTTTTCAAAAGGCATGGCAGGCTTGTATGAATGCCAAAGAGGAATATACGGGACAAGATTTGGGTGAAATATTGATGATTTATGCACCTACTTTATTGGTCTATCAAGCCTTATTTTCGGGTAATTCAGAAGCCTTCAATGAGCAATTATTTGAAGCTTTAGAACTACATAAAGAATTCTATGACAGTGATAGAGAAGGCGCATTTTTCGACTACCCAGAAAATGATGGTGCTGTTTCATGGCCTTTATTAGCTGCTTGTAGCATTGCGCATGATTCAGGTTTGAAAGTAAATGTGGAATCAGATTATATCCCAAAATGGCTTTATGAAGGAGAAGTAAGAGATTGGGGCTTGAAGTTTTAA